A stretch of the Panthera uncia isolate 11264 chromosome D1, Puncia_PCG_1.0, whole genome shotgun sequence genome encodes the following:
- the RCOR2 gene encoding REST corepressor 2 isoform X2 has product MPSVMEKPSAGSGILSRSRAKTAPNGGQPHSEDDSSEEEHSHDSMIRVGTNYQAVIPECKPESPARYSNKELKGMLVWSPNHCVSDAKLDKYIAMAKEKHGYNIEQALGMLLWHKHDVEKSLADLANFTPFPDEWTVEDKVLFEQAFGFHGKCFQRIQQMLPDKLIPSLVKYYYSWKKTRSRTSVMDRQARRLGGRKDKEDSDELEEGRGAVSEGEPDAGDPKREPLPSRPLNTRPGPGKKEAQGSQYRHHPLRTRRRPPKGMYLSPEGLTAVSGSPDLANLTLRGLDSQLISLKRQVQSMKQTNSGLRQALEGGIDPLRPPEANTKFNSRWTTDEQLLAVQGADHVRVDIRAPIATSRAAPSSASHLAVPAAPAAEATSAYGSHSAPPATPAPAGPFPPAPAGPQPAPTTSHPPGSGCLPPQCPPRPSAPTHPDWSPAGASGTVTLSPAALHPPEAPEPRGWPSSDTSGFTEDRRD; this is encoded by the exons ATGCCCTCCGTGATGGAGAAGCCGAGCGCGGGCTCCGGGATCCTGTCCCGCAGCCGGGCCAAGACGGCGCCCAACGGCGGGCAGCCGCACTCGGAGGATGACAGCAGCGAGGAGGAGCACTCGCACG ACAGCATGATCCGCGTTGGAACCAATTACCAGGCCGTAATTCCGGAGTGCAAGCCTG AGAGCCCTGCACGCTACAGCAACAAGGAACTGAAGGGGATGCTGGTGTGGTCGCCCAACCACTGCGTGTCAGATGCCAAAC TTGACAAGTACATTGCGATGGCCAAGGAGAAGCACGGCTACAACATTGAGCAG GCGCTGGGCATGCTCTTGTGGCATAAGCACGATGTAGAGAAGTCACTGGCCGACCTGGCCAACTTCACCCCGTTCCCTGACGAGTGGACTGTGGAGGACAAGGTGCTGTTTGAACAGGCCTTTGGCTTCCATGGCAAATGCTTCCAGCGGATCCAGCAGATG CTGCCTGACAAGCTGATCCCTAGTCTGGTAAAGTATTACTATTCGTGGAAGAAGACCCGCAGCCGGACCAGCGTGATGGACAGACAGGCTCGGCGGCTGGGGGGCcgaaaagacaaagaagacag TGATGAGCTTGAAGAGGGACGAGGAGCCGTGAGTGAGGGGGAGCCAGATGCTGGAGACCCCAAGAGAGag CCTCTGCCCTCTCGGCCCCTGAATACCCGCCCAGGCCCTGGGAAGAAGGAGGCCCAGGGGTCTCAGTACCGCCACCACCCGCTGCGAACCCGGCGTCGCCCACCCAAGGGCATGTACCTGAGCCCCGAGGGCCTCACCGCTGTGTCAGGAAGCCCAGACCTTGCCAACCTCACGCTTCGAGGCCTCGACTCGCAGCTCATCTCCCTCAAGCGCCAG GTGCAAAGCATGAAGCAGACCAATAGCGGCCTCCGCCAGGCGCTGGAGGGTGGCATCGATCCACTGCGCCCCCCTGAG GCCAACACCAAGTTCAACTCCCGCTGGACCACGGATGAGCAGCTCTTGGCTGTGCAAG GTGCAGATCACGTCCGTGTCGACATCCGTGCCCCGATCGCTACCTCCCGTGCCGCCCCCTCCTCCGCCTCCCACCTCGCTGTCCCAGCCGCCCCCGCTGCTGAGGCCACCTCTGCCTACGGCTCCCACTCTGCTCCGCCAGCCACCCCCGCTCCAGCAGGGCCGTTTCCTCCAGCCCCGGCTGGCCCCCAACCAGCCCCCACCACCTCTCATCCGCCCGGCTCTGGCTGCCTCCCGCCACAGTGCCCGCCCCGGccctcagcccccacccaccctgatTGGAGCCCCGCTGGAGCCTCCGGCACCGTCACTCTGAGCCCTGCGGCCCTCCACCCGCCAGAGGCTCCAGAACCCCGTGGCTGGCCGTCCTCGGACACCTCTGGCTTCACCGAGGACAGAAGGGACTAG
- the NAA40 gene encoding N-alpha-acetyltransferase 40: MGRKSSKAKEKKQKRLEERAAMDAVCAKVDAANRLGDPLEAFPVFKKYDRNGLNVSIECKRVSGLEPATVAWAFDLTKTNMQTMYEQSEWGWKDREKREEMTDDRAWYLIAWESSSVPVAFSHFRFDVECGDEVLYCYEVQLESKVRRKGLGKFLIQILQLMANSTQMKKVMLTVFKHNHGAYQFFREALQFEIDDSSPSMSGCCGEDCSYEILSRRTKFGDSQHSHAGGHCGGCCH; encoded by the exons ATGGGG AGGAAGTCAAGCAAAGCAAAGGAGAAGAAGCAGAAGCGGTTGGAGGAACGAGCAGCTATGGATGCCGTCTGTGCCAAAGTGGACGCCGCCAACAGG CTTGGAGACCCTTTAGAGGCTTTCCCAGTGTTCAAGAAATATGATCGAAATGG GTTAAACGTCTCCATTGAGTGTAAGCGAGTGTCCGGACTGGAACCAGCCACCGTGGCCTGGGCCTTCGACCTGACCAAAACCAACATGCAGACCAT GTACGAGCAAAGCGAGTGGGGCTGGAAGGACCGAGAGAAACGGGAGGAAATGACAGACGACCGAGCCTGGTACCTCATTGCTTGGGAAAGCAGTTCCGTCCCTGTTGCCTTTTCTCACTTCCGGTTTGACGTGGAATGCGGCGATGAAGTCCTGTACTG CTATGAAGTGCAGTTGGAAAGCAAGGTGCGGCGGAAAGGCCTGGGGAAGTTCCTCATACAGATCCTGCAGCTCATGGCCAATAG CACACAGATGAAGAAAGTTATGTTAACTGTATTTAAACACAATCATGGCGCCTACCAGTTCTTCCGAGAAGCACTGCA ATTTGAAATCGATGACTCTTCCCCCAGCATGTCTGGGTGCTGTGGAGAGGACTGCTCCTATGAGATCCTGAGCCGGAGGACCAAGTTTGGGGACAGCCAGCACTCCCACGCGGGCGGGCACTGTGGTGGCTGCTGCCACTGA
- the RCOR2 gene encoding REST corepressor 2 isoform X1: protein MPSVMEKPSAGSGILSRSRAKTAPNGGQPHSEDDSSEEEHSHDSMIRVGTNYQAVIPECKPESPARYSNKELKGMLVWSPNHCVSDAKLDKYIAMAKEKHGYNIEQALGMLLWHKHDVEKSLADLANFTPFPDEWTVEDKVLFEQAFGFHGKCFQRIQQMLPDKLIPSLVKYYYSWKKTRSRTSVMDRQARRLGGRKDKEDSDELEEGRGAVSEGEPDAGDPKREPLPSRPLNTRPGPGKKEAQGSQYRHHPLRTRRRPPKGMYLSPEGLTAVSGSPDLANLTLRGLDSQLISLKRQVQSMKQTNSGLRQALEGGIDPLRPPEANTKFNSRWTTDEQLLAVQAIRRYGKDFGAIAEVIGNKTLTQVKTFFVSYRRRFNLEEVLQEWEAEQDGAPGAPVPMEESRRGAPLPAPALEEDDEVQITSVSTSVPRSLPPVPPPPPPPTSLSQPPPLLRPPLPTAPTLLRQPPPLQQGRFLQPRLAPNQPPPPLIRPALAASRHSARPGPQPPPTLIGAPLEPPAPSL from the exons ATGCCCTCCGTGATGGAGAAGCCGAGCGCGGGCTCCGGGATCCTGTCCCGCAGCCGGGCCAAGACGGCGCCCAACGGCGGGCAGCCGCACTCGGAGGATGACAGCAGCGAGGAGGAGCACTCGCACG ACAGCATGATCCGCGTTGGAACCAATTACCAGGCCGTAATTCCGGAGTGCAAGCCTG AGAGCCCTGCACGCTACAGCAACAAGGAACTGAAGGGGATGCTGGTGTGGTCGCCCAACCACTGCGTGTCAGATGCCAAAC TTGACAAGTACATTGCGATGGCCAAGGAGAAGCACGGCTACAACATTGAGCAG GCGCTGGGCATGCTCTTGTGGCATAAGCACGATGTAGAGAAGTCACTGGCCGACCTGGCCAACTTCACCCCGTTCCCTGACGAGTGGACTGTGGAGGACAAGGTGCTGTTTGAACAGGCCTTTGGCTTCCATGGCAAATGCTTCCAGCGGATCCAGCAGATG CTGCCTGACAAGCTGATCCCTAGTCTGGTAAAGTATTACTATTCGTGGAAGAAGACCCGCAGCCGGACCAGCGTGATGGACAGACAGGCTCGGCGGCTGGGGGGCcgaaaagacaaagaagacag TGATGAGCTTGAAGAGGGACGAGGAGCCGTGAGTGAGGGGGAGCCAGATGCTGGAGACCCCAAGAGAGag CCTCTGCCCTCTCGGCCCCTGAATACCCGCCCAGGCCCTGGGAAGAAGGAGGCCCAGGGGTCTCAGTACCGCCACCACCCGCTGCGAACCCGGCGTCGCCCACCCAAGGGCATGTACCTGAGCCCCGAGGGCCTCACCGCTGTGTCAGGAAGCCCAGACCTTGCCAACCTCACGCTTCGAGGCCTCGACTCGCAGCTCATCTCCCTCAAGCGCCAG GTGCAAAGCATGAAGCAGACCAATAGCGGCCTCCGCCAGGCGCTGGAGGGTGGCATCGATCCACTGCGCCCCCCTGAG GCCAACACCAAGTTCAACTCCCGCTGGACCACGGATGAGCAGCTCTTGGCTGTGCAAG CCATCCGTAGGTACGGCAAAGACTTCGGGGCTATAGCCGAGGTGATCGGGAACAAGACTCTGACCCAGGTGAAGACGTTCTTCGTGAGCTACCGGCGCCGCTTCAACCTGGAGGAGGTGCTGCAGGAGTGGGAGGCCGAGCAGGACGGGGCGCCCGGAGCCCCAGTCCCCATGGAGGAGTCGAGGAGAGGGGCCCCCttgccagccccagccctggaggAAGACGACGAG GTGCAGATCACGTCCGTGTCGACATCCGTGCCCCGATCGCTACCTCCCGTGCCGCCCCCTCCTCCGCCTCCCACCTCGCTGTCCCAGCCGCCCCCGCTGCTGAGGCCACCTCTGCCTACGGCTCCCACTCTGCTCCGCCAGCCACCCCCGCTCCAGCAGGGCCGTTTCCTCCAGCCCCGGCTGGCCCCCAACCAGCCCCCACCACCTCTCATCCGCCCGGCTCTGGCTGCCTCCCGCCACAGTGCCCGCCCCGGccctcagcccccacccaccctgatTGGAGCCCCGCTGGAGCCTCCGGCACCGTCACTCTGA